Sequence from the Pirellulales bacterium genome:
TTCGAGACAGTTGAGGGCCTTGGCCAGAATGCGAGCGGCCGAAGTCTTGCCGACGCCGCGGGCGCCGGTGAACAGGTAGGCATGCCCGACCCGGTCGGACTCGATCGCCCCGGCCAGGGCTTTGGCGACGTGCCCCTGCCCGATCAGTTCCTCGAACAACTGCGGCCGATACCGGCGGGCGACGACGACGTAGTCGTGGCCGTGAGAGGGGGGGCCGGGGGACGCGGCGGGAGTCGCGGGGAAATCACTCATCGCGAGCTCGCCAGATCGTTACGCTCCGCTGCGCCGCAGCTTCGGCTTTCCGCCGTGACACTTCGGGGTTCAATCCCGGGGTTCAATCCCGCATGAGGGAAAGTCCTGCCCGCAAATCGACGCGACGCCGGTCGGCCGTCGACGAGAGGTCCCCACACAAAGAAGCGCGGGCTTATGGCTGCTGTGTTTCCACCCTGACCAGGTTCGCAAGGCCCCCATTGCAGGGACCCCTCGTCGACGGCCGACCGCGGGCGACCGCGAGTCAGACGATCCTTTGTACGCCCCGAAGCCCCTGGCGTCAAAGGGGAGGCCGAGGCGTTCGCATGACGGATCGCAGCTTCGCTTGGCGTACATGCGACCCCGGCTGCAGCGTCGTTGTTGCCCGGCGGCGGGATTGGTAGGCTACAGCGATGACTTGCCCGCCTGGATTTGACCGTGATTCTCGATCGACTCGTCGCTGGTCTTGGCGGCTTGGAGCGAGACCCCGCTTGATGCATTGGGCCGCGGAATGAGTCGCGGCGCACCGCAGAGCCCTTTTGCCAGCCATTGGCTCGCGCTTTCCGAGGGCCGGCTCCACTACGTCGACGAGCGCCCGGCGGGGGAGCCGAGCGGGACGCTGTTGTTCGTCCACGGCAACCCGACTTGGTCGTATCATTGGCGGCGGCTGATCGCGGCGTTTCGCGAGCGGCGGCGGTGCGTCGCCGTCGATCACCTGGGGTGCGGGCTCAGCGATTTGCAGCCGCGCCCGCTGCGGCTGGCCGACCACGTCGCGAACCTGCGGCGACTCGTCGAGGATCTCGACCTGCAGCGCATCACGCTCGTGGCCCAAGACTGGGGCGGCGCGATCGGCCTGGGGACGCTGCTCGCCGAGCGCGAACGGTTTGAGCGGATCGCCCTGTTCAACACGGGGGCGTTTCGGCCCTGGTTCATCCCCTGGCGGATTCGAGTCTGCCGTTGGCCGGGGTTCGGACGGTTGGCGTTGCAGGGGGCGAACGCGTTCTCGCGGGCCGCGCTCACGATGACGCTCGCACGGACTCGGCGTCTGGCCCCCGAGACGGCCGCGGCCTACTTGGCCCCCTATTGCAACTGGCGGCGACGAGCCGCCGTCTACCAGTTCGTCCGCGACATCCCGTTGTCGCCGCGTCACCCGACGTGGGCGCCGCTTGGCCAAATCGAGGACCGGCTCCCCGAACTGGCCGACATGCCCGCGACGCTCAT
This genomic interval carries:
- a CDS encoding alpha/beta fold hydrolase → MSRGAPQSPFASHWLALSEGRLHYVDERPAGEPSGTLLFVHGNPTWSYHWRRLIAAFRERRRCVAVDHLGCGLSDLQPRPLRLADHVANLRRLVEDLDLQRITLVAQDWGGAIGLGTLLAERERFERIALFNTGAFRPWFIPWRIRVCRWPGFGRLALQGANAFSRAALTMTLARTRRLAPETAAAYLAPYCNWRRRAAVYQFVRDIPLSPRHPTWAPLGQIEDRLPELADMPATLIWGERDWCFTPACRERFEQVWPRAVSHRLADVGHWVVEDAPDDARRLLGEFLGESP